One Bombus fervidus isolate BK054 chromosome 5, iyBomFerv1, whole genome shotgun sequence DNA window includes the following coding sequences:
- the Cul4 gene encoding cullin 4 isoform X2 codes for MCNHKMASTLYTKLTRLTEAHVQANIEQFLAESMDRHIFLKKMNECWQSHCRQMIMIRSIFLYLDRTYVLQNPSILSIWDMGLHLFRIYIVLNNLVQTRTVEGLLMLIEKERQGDTVDRTLLKSLLRMLSDLQIYQDAFETKFLVATERLYAAEGQRLMNEHDVPEYLAHVDKRLQEENERLLHYLDASTKWSLIHTVEKQLLSEHITSILQKGLSGLLDENRINDLSLLYNLYSRVKNGLVELCLNFNSYIKKKGKTIVIDPEKDKTMVQELLDFKDKMDNIVNTCFHKNEKFANSLKEAFEAFINQRANKPAELIAKFVDCKLRAGNKEATEEELERLLDKIMVLFRFIHGKDVFEAFYKKDLAKRLLVGKSASVDAEKSMLSKLKQECGGGFTSKLEGMFKDMELSKDINIAFKQYAGNLQSELSASNLDLTVSILTMGYWPTYPVMEVTLPPEMVQYQDVFNKFYLGKHSGRKLQWQPTLGHCVLKAWFNQGNKELQVSLFQALVLILFNDADNLSLEDIKAATNIEDGELRRTLQSLACGKARVLQKNPRGRDVADNDRFVFNADFTNKLFRIKINQIQMKETNEEQKATEERVYQDRQYQIDAAIVRIMKMRKTLSHNLLISELYNQLKFPVKPADLKKRIESLIDRDYMERDKDNANEYNYVA; via the exons ATGTGTAATCATAAGATGGCATCtacattatatacaaagtTAACAAGGTTAACAGAAGCTCATGTACAAGCAAATATAGAACAGTTTTTAGCAGAATCAATGGACAGGCatatattcttaaaaaaaatgaatgaatGTTGGCAATCACATTGCAGACAAATGATTATGATTAGaagtatttttctatatttggaTAGAACATATGTATTACAAAATCCAAGTATTTTATCTATTTG GGATATGGGTTTACATTtgtttagaatttatattgttCTGAATAACTTAGTTCAAACACGTACAGTGGAAGGGTTACTTATGCTTATTGAAAAAGAGCGTCAAGGTGATACAGTGGATAGAACACTTCTTAAGTCTTTATTAAGAATGCTATCAGATCTACAAATCTACCAAGATGCCTTTGAAACTAA atttttggTTGCTACTGAAAGACTATATGCTGCTGAAGGTCAACGACTGATGAATGAACACGATGTTCCTGAGTACTTAGCACACGTGGACAAACGGCTTCAAGAGGAAAACGAACGTTTGTTACATTACCTTGATGCATCTACAAA GTGGTCTTTGATACACACAGTGGAAAAGCAGTTATTATCTGAACATATTACCAGCATTTTACAAAAAGGATTAAGTGGTTTGCTTGatgaaaatagaattaatgatttatctttgctttataatttatatagtcGAGTGAAAAACGGCCTTGTAGAACTTTgtctaaattttaattcttatattaag AAAAAAGGTAAAACTATAGTTATAGATccagaaaaagataaaactaTGGTTCAGGAGCTCTTAgatttcaaagataaaatGGACAATATAGTTAATACATGTTTTcataagaatgaaaaatttgcaaatagtTTAAAAGAAGCTTTTGAAGCCTTTATTAATCAACGTGCGAACAAACCTGCTGAATTAATAG CGAAATTTGTTGATTGCAAGTTAAGGGCGGGTAATAAAGAAGCGACAGAAGAAGAATTAGAAAGATTATTAGATAAAATCATGGTATTGTTCAGATTTATACATGGAAAAGATGTATTCGAGGCATTCTATAAAAAGGATTTGGCCAAACGTTTGTTAGTTGGTAAATCAGCTTCTGTTGATGCTGAAAAATCCATGTTATCTAAATTGAAACAAGAATGTGGTGGTGGCTTTACCAGTAAATTGGAAGGGATGTTTAAAGATATGGAACTTagtaaagatattaatattgcTTTTAAACAG TATGCAGGAAATTTGCAAAGCGAATTGTCTGCTAGTAATTTGGATTTAACTGTTTCAATACTTACAATGGGTTATTGGCCAACATATCCTGTAATGGAAGTAACATTACCGCCAGAAATGGTTCAGTATCAagatgtatttaataaattctatttggGAAAACATAGTGGTAGAAAATTACAATGGCAACCTACCTTGGGGCATTGTGTATTAAAAGCTTGGTTTAATCAG GGTAATAAGGAACTCCAAGTTTCTTTGTTTCAAGCATTGGTGTTAATCTTATTTAATGATGCTGATAACTTGTCTTTGGAAGATATAAAAGCAGCAACAAATATAGAAGATGGTGAACTTAGGAGAACTCTACAATCCTTAGCTTGTGGCAAAGCCAGAGTGTTACAAAAAAATCCAAGAGGAAGAGACGTTGCAGATAATGATAGATTTGTTTTTAATGCAGactttacaaataaattattcagaattaaaataaatcaaattcaaATGAAAGAAACG AACGAGGAACAAAAAGCTACAGAGGAAAGAGTCTATCAAGATAGACAATATCAGATAGATGCAGCTATTGTTAGAATtatgaaaatgagaaaaacaCTTTCGCACAATCTGTTGATTAGTGAACTGTACAATCAGCTCAAGTTTCCTGTAAAG CCTGCAGATTTGAAGAAAAGAATTGAATCTCTCATAGATAGGGATTACATGGAACGAGATAAAGATAATGCAAACGAGTACAATTACGTTGCATAA
- the LOC139987769 gene encoding mitochondrial intermediate peptidase — MIQVLKKQFSRNYKRHRNVNTWSSLATAFNSISKEKYGFDFLKKETGLFGIPELKTPEGFNILKDQAISQTDALIAESISQNRKRKMVEIFDDMSDTLCKVADLAEFIRVAHPEKQFVTAAENTSLFVSGIVEKLNTHRELYNALKHVVYNGDTQETSLVDKHVATLFLSDFELCAIHLPESIREKVVQLNYYTLQVGQKFMAGTSNPRAVDANFVPLNVRQYFTQKDNKIHVQGLYVDSPNNLVRETAYRIFLYPDEEQEYLLQELLNSRHILAKLCGFSSYAHRAVKGSTVERPEVIYEFLNILNNNLKHRAMQDFNEMQKMKDAESPVKQKIMPWDTAYFTTKAKRTWLNMSITEFAPYFSLGACMDGINILIQALYGIRLEYVPVLSGEVWASNVHKIAVIDENGEVLGYIYCDFFEREGKPNQDCHFTIRGGRQLTDGSYQNPIVVLMLSLPVPTWSKPCLLTPASVENLFHEMGHALHSMLGRTKYQHVTGTRCSTDFAEVPSVLMEYFASDPRVVSTFARHFQTLEQIPITLLNKLYASKNIFCASELQNQIYYSMLDQVYHSAQLEKPSTEILKEIQGKYYELPYVENTAWQLRFSHLVGYGAKYYSYLVSRAIASWIWQTYFQADPFNRTAGDRYRKECLVHGGGKPPSKLVSDFLNKEASASNFAKSLLFEIDIKMEHVEKLRG; from the exons ATGATTCAAGtattaaaaaaacaattttcaagaaattataaaagacaCAGAAATGTGAATACATGGTCATCTCTAGCAACAGCATTCAATTCCATtagtaaagaaaaatatggttttgatttcttaaaaaaggaaact ggaCTATTTGGAATACCTGAGTTAAAGACACCAGAAgggtttaatattttaaaagaccAAGCAATATCTCAAACAGATGCACTTATAGCAGAATCTATAAGtcaaaatagaaaacgaaaaatggtAGAAATTTTTGATGATATGTCTGATACGTTATGTAAAGTTGCAGATTTAGCAGAGTTCATTAGAGTTGCACATCCAGAAAAGCAGTTTGTTACAGCTGCAGAGAATACTTCTCTATTTGTTAGTGGTATTGTAGAGAA GTTAAATACTCATCGTGAATTGTATAATGCATTAAAACATGTTGTGTACAATGGAGATACTCAAGAAACATCTCTGGTGGATAAACATGTTGCAACATTATTCTTGTCTGATTTTGAATTATGTGCTATTCATTTACCAGAGTCTATAAGAGAAAAAGTTGTACAGTTgaattattatacgttacaa GTAGGCCAGAAGTTTATGGCAGGTACTAGTAATCCAAGAGCAGTAGATGCTAATTTTGTTCCACTTAATGTAAGGCAATA TTTCACAcagaaagataataaaatacatgttCAAGGACTTTATGTAGATTCTCCTAATAATCTTGTTAGAGAAACTGCATATCGTATATTTCTATATCCTGATGAAGAACAAGAATATCTTCTACAAGAACTTTTGAACTCCAGACACATTTTGGCTAAACTATGTGGTTTCTCATCCTATGCTCATCG agCTGTTAAAGGAAGTACTGTAGAAAGACCCGAAGTAATATATGAATtccttaatattttaaataataatctaaAACATAGAGCAATGCAAGATTTTAATGAGATGCAAAAGATGAAAGACGCTGAATCGCCTGTAAAACAG AAAATAATGCCGTGGGATACAGCATATTTCACAACAAAAGCAAAAAGGACTTGGCTGAATATGTCCATTACTGAATTTGCTCCATATTTTTCACTTGGTGCTTGCATGGATGGCATTAACATATTAATACAAGCATTGTATGGCATTCGATTGGAGTATGTACCAGTTTTATCTGGTGAAGTTTGGGCAAGCAATGTACATAAAATTGCTGTAATAGATGAAAATGGAGAGGTTTTGGGTTATATATACTGTGATTTCTTTGAAAGAGAAGGGAAACCTAATCAAGACTGTCACTTTACTATTAGAGGTGGAAGGCAACTAACAGATGGATCTTATCAA AATCCGATAGTAGTATTAATGTTATCATTGCCAGTTCCAACATGGTCAAAACCATGTTTACTTACTCCTGCCtctgtagaaaatttattccatGAGATGGGTCATGCATTACATTCTATGCTAGGTAGAACAAAATATCAACATGTAACTGGTACCAGATGCAGCACAGATTTTGCAGAGGTTCCAAGTGttttaatggaatattttgCAAGTGATCCAAGA GTTGTATCCACGTTTGCTAGACACTTCCAAACTTTGGAACAAATACCAataacattattaaataaattatatgccTCAAAGAACATATTTTGTGCTTCTGAATTacaaaatcaaatatattatagcaTGTTAGATCAAGTTTATCACAGTGCCCAATTAGAAAAGCCATCAAccgaaattttaaaagaaatacagGGAAAATACTATGAACTTCCTTATGTCGAGAATACA GCATGGCAATTAAGATTTTCTCATCTAGTTGGATATGGTGCGAAATATTATTCCTATTTAGTATCTCGAGCAATTGCTTCTTGGATATGGCAAACATACTTTCAAGCAGATCCCTTCAATCGAACGGCAGGCGATCGATATCGAAAGGAATGCTTAGTACATGGAGGTGGAAAGCCGCCTTCTAAATTAGTATCTGACTTCTTGAATAAGGAAGCTAGTGCTAGTAACTTCGCAAAATCATTGCTTTTCGAAATCGATATAAAAATGGAGCATGTAGAAAAATTAAGAGGATAA
- the Girdin gene encoding protein girdin has translation MASSEIDDLLSGPLVTWFVSCLDDPNLLISYDDLVDGVLLHNVFLQIDPEPLYDEVIPAKGSPVIRIKNLKVVIDNMRQFYEEELSHIILRSPDTISLGKEPQSCIPEMKLLLLLLLGCAVQCPNKEKFITNIKKLNVDTQLAIVECIKQVTDHQNIVINQDSMENINMGYLFAQMKRMSHELDLYRQKWRDIIINECIKKNDSSINAEAEEINKVQQSNPVVKSEREDNHHYAVELADWKSRVRKHRQELEEKTEALLECKEELEYNKMLVTKLKRENQELMHEARTAKSYRDELDAVIERADRADRLELEVVRYREKLTDIEFYKTRIEELREDNRVLMENREMLEDQLNSSRRRADKVLELESEILKYKQLLNDMALERAADKEKYQELVEENTQLHKLAKAAANEAALDSSISDSEEPAHADNRLSEQLTNNAQTRALKLELENRRLVTLIDSLKESSFHENSSRVLELEKEKKKLQLKIESLNDNIERLTQQNSDLELVWKQALEENKKLQNSLQNQRTSSEKQQQEFQTQHTKMIELEKNCDTAVKEKQRVQSLLESVQRRADDLERSLELANQKVEELKIIENNVKEINSKCLDLESKLVAVEREKDIAQRDVHRYRETIEEKDVALDKATNSIEVLERKVMQLEQELHDSVTQISRLQEIERSSKELDSRAAIDRETLEILQSNLVAEKLNTQQLYTVLEKLGLNDNMLLSLPLDNIVKKIAQIPEVVDYIRKSNNSCCCEKSVPESTNSESNATNNIHNTLEATVEALKKEQEHLNMKLAAAQVASENLLSENAKLQVQITTLQSQNNSLAAQHTALQLANSQLVAEKEELLKERSAHQQIHTQLVHDQVTLQSLHEQLNNEYENLFHEHDALKSNLRDVKNEIRMLRESYEGLKGKNKTLQTEKESLVNDAKSLNNLRGEHSKLKDDFRNLYTATEKLKMEYRNLQEDYRKNKIETNRLSLKLTEMQGELSSRDERCSNLELQINKLNQRCEVLLHMNSGLDNDRRSLMDHITLLFSQYHELLTHSLEDKEHYHMEEKIYTDKVNHLYRQKEKLEDKIMEHYRKLDSCTPKKKGFGANFVRRVRKVGSEFLNKNRRSWADDSKHSEGKPYESESGGNDSDASTEDHRLAESTRALGSDTLSLGHPGTRRTVYYTDDSPPPSTTVPEQGDDRRSILLEQTSRPEVQVEPRPVLIYNKVSAVINESNNLNNSGMKDVGQEETIIETPVDKDSKVGNQVWYEYGCV, from the exons ATGGCATCTTCCGAAATTGATGATCTATTGTCTGGACCTTTAGTAACATGG TTCGTCAGTTGCTTAGACGATCCTAACTTATTAATCAGTTACGATGATTTGGTGGATGGtgtattattacataatgtaTTTTTGCAAAT AGATCCAGAACCACTGTATGATGAAGTAATACCTGCAAAAGGAAGTCCAGTAATTCGCATAAAAAACTTAAAAGTCGTAATAGATAATATGAGACAATTTTATGAAGAAGAATTAAGTCATATAATCCTGAGGTCTCCAGATACAATAAGTTTAGGCAAGGAGCCGCAATCATGTATTCCtgaaatgaaattgttattattattactccTTGGTTGTGCTGTACAGTGTCctaacaaagaaaaatttatcactaatataaaaaaattaaatgttgatACTCAACTTGCAATAGTAGAATGTATTAAACAG GTCACAGATCATCAAAACATAGTTATTAATCAAGATTCAATGGAGAATATAAATATGGGATATTTATTTGCACAAATGAAAAGAATGTCTCACGAACTAGATTTATATCGTcag AAATGGAgggatattattataaacgaatgtattaaaaaaaatgattcaTCAATCAACGCAGAAGCTGAAGAAATAAACAAAGTGCAACAATCTAACCCTGTTGTTAAATCAGAACGTGAAGATAATCATCACTATGCAGTTGAATTGGCCGACTGGAAATCGAGAGTTAGAAAACATCGACAagaatt AGAAGAAAAAACGGAAGCATTGTTGGAATGTAAAGAAGAACTCGAGTACAATAAGATGTTAGTAACCAAATTAAAACGAGAG AATCAAGAATTAATGCATGAAGCACGCACAGCAAAGTCTTATAGAGACGAATTAGATGCGGTAATTGAAAGAGCAGATCGTGCCGATCGATTGGAATTGGAAGTAGTAAGATACAGAGAGAAACTTACagatatagaattttataaaacacgcATAGAGGAGCTACGTGAAGATAATAG AGTTTTAATGGAGAATAGGGAAATGCTAGAGGATCAGTTAAATTCATCGAGAAGGAGAGCAGATAAAGTACTGGAACTCGAGTCTGAAATCcttaaatataaacaattactGAATGACATGGCATTGGAACGTGCGGctgataaagaaaaatatcaagaaTTAGTTGAAGAAAACACTCAATTACATAAATTAGCGAAAGCTGCTGCAAATGAAGCTGCCTTAGATAGTTCTATAAGTGATTCTGAAGAACCAG cACATGCTGATAATAGATTGTCTGAACAATTGACAAATAATGCACAAACACGGGCTTTAAAACTTGAATTAGAAAATCGTCGATTGGTTACTTTAATAGACTCCTTAAAAGAAAGTTCCtttcatgaaaattcatcTCGTGTGTTggaattagaaaaagaaaagaaaaagttgcaATTGAAGATTGAATCGTTAAATGATAATATTGAAAGATTAACACAACAAAATTCGGATTTAGAATTGGTTTGGAAACAAGCActcgaagaaaacaaaaaattacaaaactcATTACAAAACCAAAGGACGTCATCCGAGAAACAGCAACAGGAGTTCCAa aCTCAACATACAAAAATGATAGAACTGGAAAAAAATTGTGATACAGCAGTGAAAGAAAAACAACGAGTTCAATCTTTATTGGAAAGTGTACAAAGACGAGCAGATGATTTAGAACGTAGTTTAGAGCTTGCCAATCAAAAAgttgaagaattaaaaattatagaaaataacgtaaaagaaattaattccaaGTGTCTTGATCTTGAATCAAAACTTGTGGCAgtagaacgagagaaagataTAGCACAGCGCGATGTGCATCGATATCGAGAAACAATAGAA gaAAAGGATGTTGCATTAGATAAAGCAACAAATAGTATTGAAGTTCTAGAAAGGAAAGTAATGCAACTTGAACAGGAACTTCATGATTCTGTTACACAAATTTCAAG attacAAGAAATTGAAAGATCCAGTAAGGAACTTGATTCACGAGCAGCTATTGATAGGGAAACGTTAGAAATTCTGCAATCGAATTTAGTAGCTGAAAAGTTGAATACTCAACAATTATATACAGTTCTAGAAAAACTTGGACTCAATGATAACATGTTGTTGTCATTGCCATTGgataatattgttaaaaa aaTCGCGCAAATTCCGGAAGTCGTCGATTATAtaagaaaatcaaataattccTGCTGTTGTGAAAAGTCAGTACCTGAATCTACAAATTCCGAGAGTAATGCAACTAATAACATTCATAATACACTAGAAGCAACAGTAGAAGCACTCAAG AAAGAACAGGaacatttaaatatgaaattggcTGCTGCACAAGTAGCATCAGAAAATCTCCTATCTGAAAATGCGAAACTTCAAGTACAGATAACAACATTACAGTctcaaaataattctttagcAGCACAACATACAGCCTTGCAACTTGCAAATTCACAACTTGTTgctgaaaaagaagaa TTGTTGAAAGAACGCAGTGCTCATCAACAAATACACACCCAACTGGTTCATGATCAAGTCACTTTACAATCTTTGCACGAACAACTAAATAACGAATATGAAAATCTTTTCCACGAACACGATGCTCTCAAGTCAAATTTACGAGacgtaaaaaatgaaattagaatGTTACGCGAATCTTATGAAGGattgaaaggaaaaaataagacATTACAAACTGAAAAGGAATCATTGGTGAATGATGCAAAGAGTTTGAATAACTTGAGAGGAGAACATTCAAAGCTGAAG gatgattttagaaatttgtatactgctacagaaaaattgaaaatggaGTATAGAAATTTACAAGAGGATTatagaaaaaacaaaattgaaacgaaCCGACTAAGCCTTAAGTTAACAGAAATGCAAGGCGAGCTTAGTAGTAGAGATGAAAGATGTTCTAATTTAGAActtcaaattaataaattaaatcaacGATGTGAG GTGTTATTGCATATGAATTCCGGCTTAGATAATGATAGACGATCGTTGATGGATCATATTACTTTGTTGTTTAGCCAATATCATGAACTTCTGACTCATTCTCTTGAAGATAAAGAACATTATCAcatggaagaaaaaatatatac agACAAAGTGAATCATTTATatagacaaaaagaaaaattggaagaCAAAATAATGGAACATTATAGAAAGTTAGATAGTTGTACTCCAAAAAA AAAAGGATTTGGAGCTAATTTCGTTCGAAGAGTTCGAAAAGTTGGATCTGAGTTTCTCAATAAG AATCGACGATCTTGGGCGGACGATTCGAAACACTCAGAAGGAAAACCTTATGAATCAGAATCTGGTGGAAATGACTCTGACGCTAGCACAGAAGATCACCGTTTAGCAG AATCAACTAGAGCTCTTGGATCAGATACATTATCTCTTGGTCATCCAGGGACTAGAAGAACAGTGTATTACACTGATGATTCTCCACCACCATCAACTACCGTacca gAACAGGGGGATGATAGACGGTCTATATTATTGGAACAAACTTCGCGACCGGAGGTGCAAGTAGAACCACGACCGGTTTTGATATACAATAAAGTATCAGCAGTTATAAACGAATCAAACAATCTTAACAATAGTGGAATGAAGGATGTAGGGCAAGAAGAAACAATTATAGAAACTCCTGTAGACAAAGATTCAAAAGTGGGTAATCAGGTGTGGTACGAATATGGTTGTGTATGA
- the Ak2 gene encoding adenylate kinase 2: MAPRAEAVPKEISEVSKDVPSRGINAVLLGPPGCGKGTQAPLLKERYCVCHLSTGDMLRAEINSGSAIGTEIKKIMDDGKLVSDDLVVNMIDSNLDKPECKRGFLLDGFPRSVPQAEKLDEMLKKRQTKLDAVVEFGIDDNLLIKRITGRLIHPASGRSYHEEFSPPKEHMKDDITGEPLIKRSDDNAEALKKRLATYHTQTQPLIDYYTLQGVHYYVNAAQSPKNVFKDIDHIFLKTTKEEKKKGFFSWLF, from the exons atggCTCCGCGTGCAGAAGCAGTACCAAAGGAAATTTCAGAAGTTTCAAAAGATGTACCGAGTAGAGGAATTAATGCAGTTTTATTAGGACCACCTGGTTGCGGTAAGGGTACACAg GCACCGCTATTGAAAGAACGATACTGTGTATGTCATCTATCTACAGGTGACATGCTTCGAGCAGAAATTAATTCTGGATCCGCTATTGgaacagaaattaaaaaaataatggaTGATGGTAAATTAGTCAGTGATGATCTTGTAGTTAATATGATTGATAGTAATCTAGATAAACCTGAATGTAAACGTGGTTTTTTGTTGGATGGTTTTCCTAGAAGTGTACCACAAGCTGAAAAA CTTGATGAAATGTTAAAGAAGAGACAAACCAAATTAGATGCTGTGGTAGAGTTTGGAATTGATGataatttattgataaaaaGAATCACAGGTCGTTTAATACATCCTGCAAGTGGCAGATCGTACCATGAAGAATTTTCTCCTCCTAAAGAACATATGAAAGATGAT aTTACTGGAGAACCATTAATTAAAAGATCCGATGATAATGCAGAAGCATTGAAGAAACGATTAGCAACATATCATACACAAACTCAACCTTTGATTGattattatactttacaaGGGGTTCATTATTATGTTAATGCAGCTCAATCTcctaaaaatgtttttaaagaCATTGACCACATTTTCCTAAAAACAactaaagaagagaaaaaaaaaggtttCTTCAGTTGGCTCTTTTAA
- the Cul4 gene encoding cullin 4 isoform X1 encodes MSRLGGTQVLATAQVKRTAADHAAVLNFGAAKRSKLSAVAVTEINEIENMTDTAATTTDTQKRANFSALTVGNPNGVNKISPSLASAKPGTARKLVIKNFKNKPKLPENYQEQTWEKLQEAVIAIQTSKSIRYSLEELYQAVENMCNHKMASTLYTKLTRLTEAHVQANIEQFLAESMDRHIFLKKMNECWQSHCRQMIMIRSIFLYLDRTYVLQNPSILSIWDMGLHLFRIYIVLNNLVQTRTVEGLLMLIEKERQGDTVDRTLLKSLLRMLSDLQIYQDAFETKFLVATERLYAAEGQRLMNEHDVPEYLAHVDKRLQEENERLLHYLDASTKWSLIHTVEKQLLSEHITSILQKGLSGLLDENRINDLSLLYNLYSRVKNGLVELCLNFNSYIKKKGKTIVIDPEKDKTMVQELLDFKDKMDNIVNTCFHKNEKFANSLKEAFEAFINQRANKPAELIAKFVDCKLRAGNKEATEEELERLLDKIMVLFRFIHGKDVFEAFYKKDLAKRLLVGKSASVDAEKSMLSKLKQECGGGFTSKLEGMFKDMELSKDINIAFKQYAGNLQSELSASNLDLTVSILTMGYWPTYPVMEVTLPPEMVQYQDVFNKFYLGKHSGRKLQWQPTLGHCVLKAWFNQGNKELQVSLFQALVLILFNDADNLSLEDIKAATNIEDGELRRTLQSLACGKARVLQKNPRGRDVADNDRFVFNADFTNKLFRIKINQIQMKETNEEQKATEERVYQDRQYQIDAAIVRIMKMRKTLSHNLLISELYNQLKFPVKPADLKKRIESLIDRDYMERDKDNANEYNYVA; translated from the exons ATGTCTAGGCTCGGGGGGACTCAGGTTCTAGCCACAGCACAGGTGAAGAGGACGGCCGCTGATCACGCAGCGGTGTTAAATTTTGGTGCTGCAAAACGCAGCAAGCTGTCCGCCGTTGCGGTCACGGAGATCAACGAGATTGAAAACATGACGGATACGGCTGCAACCACGACTGATACTCAAAAAAGGGCCAATTTCTCGGCTTTAACCGTTGGGAATCCAAACGGCGTCAACAAGATTTCACCAAGTTTGGCAAGCGCGAAACCTGGTACAGCTAGAAAGCTCGTCATCAAAAACTTCAAAA ATAAACCAAAATTGCCTGAAAATTACCAAGAGCAAACATGGGAGAAGTTGCAAGAAGCTGTAATTGCAATCCAGACCAGCAAAAGTATTCGTTATTCATTAGAGGAGCTTTATCAGGCAGTTGAAAATATGTGTAATCATAAGATGGCATCtacattatatacaaagtTAACAAGGTTAACAGAAGCTCATGTACAAGCAAATATAGAACAGTTTTTAGCAGAATCAATGGACAGGCatatattcttaaaaaaaatgaatgaatGTTGGCAATCACATTGCAGACAAATGATTATGATTAGaagtatttttctatatttggaTAGAACATATGTATTACAAAATCCAAGTATTTTATCTATTTG GGATATGGGTTTACATTtgtttagaatttatattgttCTGAATAACTTAGTTCAAACACGTACAGTGGAAGGGTTACTTATGCTTATTGAAAAAGAGCGTCAAGGTGATACAGTGGATAGAACACTTCTTAAGTCTTTATTAAGAATGCTATCAGATCTACAAATCTACCAAGATGCCTTTGAAACTAA atttttggTTGCTACTGAAAGACTATATGCTGCTGAAGGTCAACGACTGATGAATGAACACGATGTTCCTGAGTACTTAGCACACGTGGACAAACGGCTTCAAGAGGAAAACGAACGTTTGTTACATTACCTTGATGCATCTACAAA GTGGTCTTTGATACACACAGTGGAAAAGCAGTTATTATCTGAACATATTACCAGCATTTTACAAAAAGGATTAAGTGGTTTGCTTGatgaaaatagaattaatgatttatctttgctttataatttatatagtcGAGTGAAAAACGGCCTTGTAGAACTTTgtctaaattttaattcttatattaag AAAAAAGGTAAAACTATAGTTATAGATccagaaaaagataaaactaTGGTTCAGGAGCTCTTAgatttcaaagataaaatGGACAATATAGTTAATACATGTTTTcataagaatgaaaaatttgcaaatagtTTAAAAGAAGCTTTTGAAGCCTTTATTAATCAACGTGCGAACAAACCTGCTGAATTAATAG CGAAATTTGTTGATTGCAAGTTAAGGGCGGGTAATAAAGAAGCGACAGAAGAAGAATTAGAAAGATTATTAGATAAAATCATGGTATTGTTCAGATTTATACATGGAAAAGATGTATTCGAGGCATTCTATAAAAAGGATTTGGCCAAACGTTTGTTAGTTGGTAAATCAGCTTCTGTTGATGCTGAAAAATCCATGTTATCTAAATTGAAACAAGAATGTGGTGGTGGCTTTACCAGTAAATTGGAAGGGATGTTTAAAGATATGGAACTTagtaaagatattaatattgcTTTTAAACAG TATGCAGGAAATTTGCAAAGCGAATTGTCTGCTAGTAATTTGGATTTAACTGTTTCAATACTTACAATGGGTTATTGGCCAACATATCCTGTAATGGAAGTAACATTACCGCCAGAAATGGTTCAGTATCAagatgtatttaataaattctatttggGAAAACATAGTGGTAGAAAATTACAATGGCAACCTACCTTGGGGCATTGTGTATTAAAAGCTTGGTTTAATCAG GGTAATAAGGAACTCCAAGTTTCTTTGTTTCAAGCATTGGTGTTAATCTTATTTAATGATGCTGATAACTTGTCTTTGGAAGATATAAAAGCAGCAACAAATATAGAAGATGGTGAACTTAGGAGAACTCTACAATCCTTAGCTTGTGGCAAAGCCAGAGTGTTACAAAAAAATCCAAGAGGAAGAGACGTTGCAGATAATGATAGATTTGTTTTTAATGCAGactttacaaataaattattcagaattaaaataaatcaaattcaaATGAAAGAAACG AACGAGGAACAAAAAGCTACAGAGGAAAGAGTCTATCAAGATAGACAATATCAGATAGATGCAGCTATTGTTAGAATtatgaaaatgagaaaaacaCTTTCGCACAATCTGTTGATTAGTGAACTGTACAATCAGCTCAAGTTTCCTGTAAAG CCTGCAGATTTGAAGAAAAGAATTGAATCTCTCATAGATAGGGATTACATGGAACGAGATAAAGATAATGCAAACGAGTACAATTACGTTGCATAA